DNA from Pelagicoccus sp. SDUM812003:
ACGCACCACCAAAGCCCTCGCTTCCGAGCCCGTTCCAGCCCCACTGGATCGCTCCATCGCGGAGGAAATCGTGGCCCAGGCCGCGTGGGCTCCTTTTCACAAACCGGCGTCTCGCGAGCACCGCGGAAAGCGCGACCTGAACTCCAACGTGCCTTGGCGAGCCTACCTGCTTGACGAAACCGCCTGCAAAAACCTGCGGAAACGCCTTATCGAAATCGGTGACGAAACGAAAATCCCCCAGCTTCTCGCTGCATCCAGCATCTTGATACAGATCACCTGGCTTCCAAATTCCGAGCCCATGCCGGCAGCGGGAGAGCTCTTCGCCCCGACCTTGGAAAACATGGAGCATATAGCCGCCGCCTCAGCCGCGGCCCAAAACATCCTGCTAGCGGCCACCGCGCACGATCTCCCCAACTATTGGTCCAGCGGCGGCGCCCTGCGTTCGCCAGAGGTTTTCCAGTGGCTAGGCATTCCCCCTCGCGAAATCCTCATCGGCGCCCTTTTCCTCTTCCCAAGCGATCTCAGCAAAACCGAAGTCAGTGGAGGCAAGCTCCGCGACAAACGCGGCGCCCCTTCCCAATGGTCTCGATGGATAGCGATCTAACGGCGCAGGCAATCCGCCAGCTCGCGCCCTCCCTCGGATGTTCTTAACCCAAACGTAACCCAGCATCTATCGACAAGCCGAGCCCCCCGCATAATCGTGCGGTCCATTCATGACCATCGTCATCACGACCCACGGTTCTACCGGAGACATCTACCCACTGATCCGCCTCGCTCTGGAGCTCCAGAAAGCAGGCCATACCATTCGCTTCGCCACTAGTCGCCCTTTCAAGCCCGACGTCGAAGCCGCGGGCGTACCCTTTTTTCAAATACCGCCTGATTGGGAGAAGTCCGAACTGCAATACTGGATGGGACGCTTGCAGAAACTGAAGTCCCCCGTTTCCCAGCTCAAGGAAATGTACCGAGCCGCCACCCCACACCTCGAAGCCATCATCGATGGCATGGAGGAAGCGATCGACGGAGCGGATTGCCTCATCTCTTCGTACCTCTTTCCCATCAACAAAGCCATCGCGGAAAAGCACGACATCCCTTTCATCTCCTACGCTTTCGCTCACAACACCGTGCCCTCGCGCTTCTATCCACCGCATGAGTTTCCGCGCCTGCGCGGTCTGCCCGATTGGATACAGCTGCGCTGGAACCGTTTCTGTTGGAAAATGGGTAATGTCGTAGTGGATACAGCGATCAACTCCACCATCTCCCGCTCCTTCAAAAAGAAGGGACTTCCTGGCGTGAAGGACTTCTTTTCAAAATCCGCGGAGCTGGTGCTCGTCGCCGTTTCACCCGGCCTCATGCGCCCAAAGATCAAGCTCCATCCGCGCTTCCAGTTCACCGGCTACTGCCGCTGGCAATCGCCCACTAGCGACGAAGCGGAGGCCAAGATCCGGGCTTTTCGCGGCGACCAGCTAGTGCCGATCCTCACCTTCGGCAGCATGGTCTACGACAAGCCAAAGGAGTTCATCGATCGCCTCATCGCGAATTGGCCGAGCGACAAGAAACTCATCGTGCAGCCGGGCTGGTCCGGCTTCGAAATCCCCGAATCCGCCACCAACATTCTCGAAGTCGACGCTATGTCGCACGACCAGCTCTTCCAGCACGCCAGCGTCGTCATCCATCATGGCGGAGCGGGCACCACCGCTTCCGTGCTGCACGCAGGCAAACCCCACATCGTGGTGCCGCACATCGGCGATCAGGACTTCTTCAGCGCCGAAGTGAAGCGGCTCGGCTGCGGCATCAAAGCACGCAAGAAAACCTGGCCCGAGAAGCTGGCGGCCAAGGTGGAGAAGATCGAGTCCGACCCGGCCTACCTCGACGCGGCACGCGAAGCTCTCGCTACGCTCGAGACGGAAGACGGACCAGCCGAAGCGGTTCACCAAATCGAGCTCTTCCTCGACCATAAGAGCCAGCTCATCGGCGAGTTCCTCAATCCAGACGAGGAATTCTAAAAACAGCCAGCCTCTCTCCCCTGCCTGCTTGGACACGAGGAGACACGCCCAAGCGACCAGCAGCGACGCTAATTGCGAGCGCTCGCCTTACGAATCCGTTTCAACGCCTACCTCTTTTCCATTGAACTTCCCCGCCTTTCCAACTCCCTATGCTGGGCATCGTGAACTTTCTTTCTCTCGTCCAAACCCCACCCGCAACGACGTTGCGCACCTTTCGGGCAGTCCTTCGCTTCGGAGTCCTCGCATTCTTCCCCGTGCTGCTTGCATCCGGGGTCGCCTCGATCATTGATCGCTCCACCTTCACCGGAAAACCGATCGGAGCTCCCGTGGAGGGCATGCCATGGATCACCGATCTGACCATTGCCGACTTGGACCAGGATGGACGGCTCGACGTGATCGCCTGCGAGGGAAAACTCAATCTTATCCTCTGGCTCCGCCAGACCGAACCCGGCGTATTCGAGGAAACCGTGATCGAAGACAATGTGGCCGGTCCCGTGCACGTGGAAGCGGTCGACTTCGATCAGGATGGAGACATTGACTTGCTCATTTCTGAAATGGGTATCGTCACTCCAAACGACCAGCAGATCGGCACCGTCACCATCTTGGAAAACCGAGGTGACCAAAGCTTCGAAAAACACGAGATACTCAAAGACGTCTGGCGGGTGAACGACCTGCGGGCCGGAGATCTGGACGGAGACGGCGACCTCGATCTGGTGGCGGGACAGTTCGGCTACTTCCAAGGCGAGGTCCAATGGCTGGAGAATCTGGGCGGGTGGACCTTCAAACAACATCCTTTGCTCGACTTGGCCGGCACCGTGCATAGCCCTATCGGCAATATTGATGGCGATGGGGATCTCGATATCGTGGCGCTGATCAGCCAGGATTGGGAGGAGGTTCATTGCCTCGTCAACGACGGCTCGGGAACCTTCGATCGGAAGATCCTCTCCGGTTCCACCAATCGCGACTTCGGCAGCAGCGGTCTCACCCTAGCCGATCTCGACCTCGATGGCGATCTGGACATCGTCTACACCAACGGTGACGGCTTCGACTACGCTACTCCTGGCTCCCGCCCTTGGCATGGCATGCAATGGCTGGAAAACCTCGGCGACGCGGAATTCGAATTCCATCGCATCGGCGACCAAGGAGGCATCTACAGCCCGACCGTGGTGGACATCGACAATGATGGAGACAACGACGTGGTGGCTTGCGTCTGGTTTGGTGATTGGGCCGATCCTCAGGAAGCTTCGCTGCTTTGCTTCGAAAACGTAGGCGAAAACCGCTTCGAACACCGCACCCTGGCTAGCTCTCCGACCCACCTTGTAGTGGTCGATGCCGCAGACATCGACGCTGATGGTCAAATCGAACTCGTCACCGGGGCCTTCCACTTCTACCCTCCCTACGATCGGCTAAGCCGCATTACGCTTTGGGACATGGAGTCCGCCGAATAGCTATGTATCCGCTTTTTGGATCAGTATCACTCCCACGCGTTTTGAAAATCGTCACAGGTATCGCGACCCTATCCCTCGCTTTCTTCCTATCCGCCCAATCGGGTACCGAATCGCTTCCGAGCGTTCCCGAGCCTGATCAAGCTCACCAAAAATTCTTCGAAGTCTTAGAGGAAACAAGAAACGACTCCATCGCAGAACCCTCGTCGCACTCCACTTGGGTGCAACTCGGTCAAGTCTACCACGCCAACCGATTCTTGGAGCGAGCAGAACAGGCCTACCAGATCGCCCTCCAGCTTACCTCGACAATGGGCGAGCAAGCTAAGATTTACTACTACTTGGCCGACATCGCTCTTTCAAAAGGCAACGCATCCACAGGCGCCGAGCTGCTCGAAACGTGCGTGTCATTAAAATCCGACTACGCTCCCGCATGGTTGAGAGCGGGTGACTTAGCCCTCAAGCGTGGTTCGCTGGCGGACGCTGAAAACTGCTACCGCAACTGCCTCGCGATCGCCCCTGACAATCGTTTCGCCGAGCTCGGTCGAATCCGCGTCCTCGTGCAAAACGATCAAGCGGAGACCGCCCTTCCCGAACTGAAAAAACTCGTCGTTGACCAACCAGACTT
Protein-coding regions in this window:
- a CDS encoding nitroreductase family protein, whose amino-acid sequence is MQRQDSDSFSVLKSVIAKRRTTKALASEPVPAPLDRSIAEEIVAQAAWAPFHKPASREHRGKRDLNSNVPWRAYLLDETACKNLRKRLIEIGDETKIPQLLAASSILIQITWLPNSEPMPAAGELFAPTLENMEHIAAASAAAQNILLAATAHDLPNYWSSGGALRSPEVFQWLGIPPREILIGALFLFPSDLSKTEVSGGKLRDKRGAPSQWSRWIAI
- a CDS encoding glycosyltransferase codes for the protein MTIVITTHGSTGDIYPLIRLALELQKAGHTIRFATSRPFKPDVEAAGVPFFQIPPDWEKSELQYWMGRLQKLKSPVSQLKEMYRAATPHLEAIIDGMEEAIDGADCLISSYLFPINKAIAEKHDIPFISYAFAHNTVPSRFYPPHEFPRLRGLPDWIQLRWNRFCWKMGNVVVDTAINSTISRSFKKKGLPGVKDFFSKSAELVLVAVSPGLMRPKIKLHPRFQFTGYCRWQSPTSDEAEAKIRAFRGDQLVPILTFGSMVYDKPKEFIDRLIANWPSDKKLIVQPGWSGFEIPESATNILEVDAMSHDQLFQHASVVIHHGGAGTTASVLHAGKPHIVVPHIGDQDFFSAEVKRLGCGIKARKKTWPEKLAAKVEKIESDPAYLDAAREALATLETEDGPAEAVHQIELFLDHKSQLIGEFLNPDEEF
- a CDS encoding VCBS repeat-containing protein, with the translated sequence MNFLSLVQTPPATTLRTFRAVLRFGVLAFFPVLLASGVASIIDRSTFTGKPIGAPVEGMPWITDLTIADLDQDGRLDVIACEGKLNLILWLRQTEPGVFEETVIEDNVAGPVHVEAVDFDQDGDIDLLISEMGIVTPNDQQIGTVTILENRGDQSFEKHEILKDVWRVNDLRAGDLDGDGDLDLVAGQFGYFQGEVQWLENLGGWTFKQHPLLDLAGTVHSPIGNIDGDGDLDIVALISQDWEEVHCLVNDGSGTFDRKILSGSTNRDFGSSGLTLADLDLDGDLDIVYTNGDGFDYATPGSRPWHGMQWLENLGDAEFEFHRIGDQGGIYSPTVVDIDNDGDNDVVACVWFGDWADPQEASLLCFENVGENRFEHRTLASSPTHLVVVDAADIDADGQIELVTGAFHFYPPYDRLSRITLWDMESAE